In a single window of the Littorina saxatilis isolate snail1 linkage group LG5, US_GU_Lsax_2.0, whole genome shotgun sequence genome:
- the LOC138966383 gene encoding uncharacterized protein produces the protein MTERQVELELDSDSELNDLIHAPDTGGKEKPQTVTLPISDWEKMKSQNEKILKFLSMVVDKDGDSPQTKQSKKRKREVSDDEQSESVETGDDFDHLLEEMCKTQASESRPEAELNDPNESEIMNELEQDFDISETLGDEVADRIAKLVSVMAKGQMNEEKMKQKEREFKRPKNIETGVPKVNPEIWGLMEHSAKTYDLKSQRQQKLLYTANNALVVAWDVSLKMGVASEEQKKLIKTIAEASGLILKTAYDMSLDRRAKILSGQNVNRKYRKLASSNIPVTQWLFGDDLKSACADIDCTTKLGLAFTQSSRGQKYFPSRQYAPKNSEWRGRGRWNWNGKRGAQFRGRGRSQGRPFFSGTTTSRQAE, from the coding sequence atgacagagagacaagtAGAGTTAGAACTCGATTCGGACTCAGAATTGAATGACTTGATCCACGCACCCGACACGGGTGGAAAGGAAAAACCACAAACAGTCACTCTACCAATCTCGGATTGGGAAAAGATGAAGAGTCAAAATGAGAAAATTTTGAAGTTTCTATCTATGGTGGTAGACAAAGATGGCGACTCGCCCCAAACGAAACAATCGAAAAAGAGAAAACGTGAAGTCAGTGATGACGAACAATCTGAATCTGTGGAGACTGGGGATGATTTCGATCACCTTCTTGAAGAAATGTGTAAAACTCAAGCATCAGAATCTCGACCCGAGGCTGAACTGAACGACCCCAATGAGAGTGAAATTATGAATGAACTGGAGCAAGATTTTGACATTTCTGAGACTCTTGGTGATGAAGTTGCAGATCGAATTGCAAAACTTGTATCAGTGATGGCAAAGGGTCAGATGAACGAAGAAAAGATGaagcaaaaagaaagagagttTAAACGCCCAAAGAACATTGAGACAGGCGTCCCAAAAGTGAATCCCGAAATCTGGGGTTTGATGGAACACAGTGCCAAAACGTATGACTTAAAATCACAACGTCAACAGAAGTTACTGTACACGGCCAACAATGCTCTTGTTGTGGCCTGGGATGTGTCCCTAAAAATGGGGGTTGCCAGTGAGGAACAGAAAAAGCTGATCAAAACAATTGCTGAGGCAAGTGGGCTGATACTGAAAACAGCGTATGACATGTCACTGGACAGAAGAGCAAAAATACTGTCTGGACAAAATGTGAACAGAAAATACAGAAAACTGGCATCTTCAAACATACCAGTCACTCAGTGGCTATTTGGGGATGATCTCAAGTCAGCGTGTGCTGATATTGACTGTACAACCAAACTTGGACTTGCCTTTACTCAATCAAGTAGAGGGCAAAAATATTTCCCATCCCGTCAGTATGCACCAAAAAACTCCGAAtggagaggaagaggaaggtGGAACTGGAACGGGAAGAGAGGAGCTCAGTtcagggggagagggagaagtCAAGGGAGACCATTCTTCTCCGGCACAACGACAAGCAGGCAAGCAGAGTAG